In one window of bacterium DNA:
- the rhlP gene encoding rhombotarget lipoprotein (RhlP (RHombo-target LipoProtein) is a family of predicted lipoproteins that, in general, co-occurs with a form of rhombosortase, and that has an apparent cleavage site for that enzyme, a GlyGly motif, near the C-terminus.): protein MYGIDVIALMSYDQVQFTTQDALSLTYWTIVGAYIVPAEKNDTHTLIDAAVFDIESRKMLFRAPGTSLVKGRAAPIDLQGKLKRDSVRGFEKAGEDLIANLDVALADLQQRVKDRPDDYEISSRPGYSGDAGALMAALTAGAALAARLGSTRKRA, encoded by the coding sequence TTGTATGGCATCGATGTCATCGCCCTGATGTCCTACGACCAGGTCCAGTTCACGACTCAGGATGCCCTTTCACTGACCTATTGGACGATCGTCGGGGCCTACATCGTCCCCGCGGAGAAGAACGACACCCACACGTTGATCGACGCCGCCGTGTTCGACATCGAGAGTCGGAAGATGTTGTTCCGCGCGCCGGGCACCAGCCTCGTGAAGGGTCGAGCCGCGCCCATCGACCTTCAAGGCAAGCTCAAGCGCGATAGCGTCCGGGGTTTCGAGAAGGCCGGCGAGGACCTGATCGCAAACCTCGATGTCGCCCTCGCCGATCTCCAGCAGCGCGTGAAGGATCGGCCCGACGACTACGAGATCTCTAGCCGCCCCGGATACAGCGGTGACGCGGGCGCACTCATGGCGGCTCTGACCGCCGGGGCAGCGCTCGCTGCTCGCCTCGGGAGCACTCGCAAACGTGCGTGA